In one Sander lucioperca isolate FBNREF2018 chromosome 7, SLUC_FBN_1.2, whole genome shotgun sequence genomic region, the following are encoded:
- the LOC116046504 gene encoding uncharacterized protein LOC116046504: MTDMDKHHFKTVGEILAVSIAQGGPPPNFFMDWCYNYMSTGELDQEAITETAVTDPELIDLIQEIRAADNTSLMECTDRILSCGYTGPVSVEKKEDILRSIVLYSTVRLLPMLQQICSGMKLYGLLSLVQKEKDICRQLFVLGSFSRVDADFLVKSLSPVFSEKGTMRRQRECRVVNFLQDFIQDMEDEEEGINTVLPESVAEGEGDKAVLINVGKFCQWLTGQAHIPLSHADREGFSITIEFDHDCQVRFGTHSICYPIVNACSCSVWTQY, encoded by the exons ATGACCGACATGGACAAACACCACTTCAA GACTGTTGGAGAGATATTGGCAGTGAGCATTGCTCAAGGTGGACCACCACCAAATTTCTTCATGGACTGGTGTTACAACTACATGTCCACTGGAGAACTGGACCAGGAAGCGATCACTGAGACGGCTGTTACAGATCCAGAACTCATTGATTTAATACAAGAG ATTCGGGCAGCTGACAACACATCCCTGATGGAGTGCACAGACAGGATTTTGTCATGTGGATATACAGGACCAGTATCcgttgaaaaaaaggaagacatTTTGCG ATCTATTGTCCTATACTCAACAGTGAGGTTACTTCCTATGCTCCAGCAAATCTGCTCCGGTATGAAGCTGTATGGCCTCCTCAGCTTGGTCCAGAAAGAAAAGGACATCTGCAGACAGCTCTTTGTCCTTGGATCGTTTAGCAGG GTGGATGCTGATTTCTTGGTGAAGTCACTATCACCTGTCTTCAGTGAGAAGGGTACAATGAGGCGTCAGAGAGAGTGCAGAGTAGTCAATTTTCTGCAGGACTTCATACAGGACATGGAGGACGAAG AAGAAGGAATCAACACGGTTTTGCCTGAAAGCGTTGCCGAGGGTGAAGGTGACAAGGCAGTGCTAATTAATGTGGGCAAGTTCTGTCAGTGGCTGACAGGGCAAGCACACATACCCCTCAGTCACGCAGACCGGGAGGGTTTCAGTATTACAATAGAATTTGATCATGATTGTCAGGTGCGTTTTGGGACCCATAGCATCTGTTATCCAATTGTGAATGCCTGCTCGTGCTCAGTATGGACTCAATATTGA